In Pseudobacter ginsenosidimutans, the following are encoded in one genomic region:
- a CDS encoding M90 metallopeptidase family protein, which yields MKQEVIEQPNHPAALYSLQGTTNIHECWAESVEFFFEKPTRLHEFYPGLYQAISQLLNQDPVYWIQPEKSAETVH from the coding sequence ATGAAGCAGGAAGTGATAGAGCAACCTAACCATCCGGCTGCTTTGTACTCCCTGCAGGGCACCACCAATATTCACGAATGCTGGGCGGAAAGTGTGGAGTTCTTTTTTGAGAAGCCAACCAGGCTGCATGAATTCTACCCCGGCTTGTATCAGGCTATTTCACAATTATTGAATCAGGACCCCGTGTATTGGATCCAGCCGGAAAAGTCCGCAGAAACTGTGCACTAG